From a single Silene latifolia isolate original U9 population chromosome 6, ASM4854445v1, whole genome shotgun sequence genomic region:
- the LOC141587312 gene encoding geraniol 8-hydroxylase-like produces MDYLSFILCLLLAWAAIYLLISATQKDDQSHPRKLPPGPHSFPVIGHLPSLAKNPHTTLAELAKTYGPLIMVHLGQIPTVVISSATMANEILQNNDSSVSSRTVIDAVRAHNHHERSLIWLPDGPKWYTLSKISTTKIFSAASLDDSQSLRSNIVNDLISYLKKSSEDGRVVDIGQLASNTTMNLLSTTLFSLDLNDPSNSENAHVVQESIRGIMDLSGKPNLSDYFPMLRKMDPLQIRRKIGVHFGKMIDLFNTTINQRLEGKRLTSSVQCNDALDSLLSTTGNEDQIAQSDIPHLLRDLLSAGADSTSTTLVWAMAELLHNPEKLRKAKGELQKVIGIKNQIRESDINRLPYLNAVIKETLRLHPSVPLSIPRKADTDLKVFGFTVPKNAQILVNIWAIGRDPDVWDRPDEFDPDRFIGLGSGRDYEVIAFGSGRRACPGRVMAVRMLHLMLGSLIHGFEWEVEGGVS; encoded by the exons ATGGATTACCTGAGTTTTATACTGTGTCTTCTCTTAGCATGGGCTGCAATCTACCTCCTCATCTCAGCCACACAAAAAGATGACCAATCACATCCCAGGAAACTACCACCAGGTCCCCACTCTTTTCCCGTCATCGGTCACCTCCCTAGCCTCGCCAAAAACCCGCATACCACCTTAGCCGAGCTTGCCAAAACCTATGGTCCACTTATAATGGTCCACCTTGGCCAGATTCCGACAGTGGTCATTTCTTCAGCAACAATGGCCAACGAAATCCTTCAAAATAATGACAGTTCAGTGTCTAGCCGGACTGTCATTGACGCGGTCCGAGCACACAATCATCATGAGAGGTCACTAATCTGGTTGCCGGATGGCCCAAAATGGTATACCCTGTCCAAAATATCGACCACAAAGATATTTTCTGCAGCTAGTCTTGATGATAGTCAGAGTCTTAGAAGCAACATTGTGAATGATTTGATTTCATACCTTAAGAAAAGTAGTGAAGATGGGAGGGTAGTTGATATTGGTCAATTAGCATCAAACACTACCATGAATCTGCTATCTACTACTTTGTTCTCATTGGATTTAAATGATCCCTCCAATTCAGAAAATGCCCACGTTGTTCAAGAGAGTATTCGCGGTATAATGGATTTATCTGGAAAACCCAACTTATCAGATTACTTTCCGATGCTCCGGAAGATGGATCCGCTGCAAATAAGGAGGAAGATTGGCGTTCATTTTGGaaagatgattgatctcttcaaCACCACGATAAACCAAAGACTCGAAGGAAAACGGCTGACAAGTTCAGTACAATGCAATGACGCTCTAGATTCATTGCTCAGTACAACTGGCAATGAAGATCAGATTGCTCAATCGGATATCCCACATTTGTT ACGGGATTTATTATCAGCAGGAGCGGATTCAACATCAACAACGCTAGTATGGGCAATGGCGGAGCTACTACACAACCCGGAAAAGCTCCGAAAAGCAAAAGGCGAGCTCCAAAAAGTCATaggaatcaaaaatcaaatacgaGAATCCGACATCAACCGCCTTCCATACTTAAACGCAGTAATAAAAGAAACCCTAAGACTACATCCATCAGTACCACTATCAATACCCAGAAAAGCGGATACGGACTTAAAAGTATTCGGGTTTACGGTTCCGAAAAATGCGCAAATATTGGTTAACATATGGGCAATTGGGCGAGACCCGGATGTTTGGGACCGACCTGATGAGTTCGACCCGGATAGGTTTATCGGATTGGGTAGCGGTCGTGATTATGAGGTGATTGCGTTCGGGTCGGGTCGTCGAGCTTGTCCTGGGCGGGTCATGGCGGTTCGGATGCTCCATTTGATGCTCGGGTCGTTGATTCATGGGTTTGAATGGGAGGTTGAAGGTGGGGTTTCGTGA
- the LOC141587311 gene encoding geraniol 8-hydroxylase-like, with the protein MDYLSFGLCILLAWLAIELLSRPRRGNSNSVILPPGPRPLPIFGNLFSLGNKPHSSLAKLAKTYGPLMILQLGRVPTVVISSAAMAKEALQKNDISFSNRNIVDAIRALNHHENSVAWLPAGSKWRNLRKICNSRVFSTSRLDACQSIRKDKVKRLLSYVESCSEDQVAVDIGHVAFTTTLNLLSSTFFSMDMGDPTSEFAHQFRNTIRSIMEEVGKPNIADFFPILKKVDPQGIRRRSSVHFQKMVDMFEALIDERIQGKRPSGSIQAGNDVLDELIGIGQEQVEEIELSKIPFLLADLFAAGTDTTSTTLEWAMTELVCNPQKMKKAQLELQEIVGKGNSLEECDISQLSYLQAVIKETLRLHPAVPLLLPRKVDLDVKLFEFTVPKNAQVLVNAWAIGRDPDIWQNPYSFEPERFLGSQIDVKGHDFELIPFGAGRRICPGLPLAIRMLHLMLGSLIHGFDWKLQDGVLPEEMNMDEKFGIALEKAERLRVIPVRV; encoded by the exons ATGGATTACCTGAGCTTCGGACTGTGTATCCTATTAGCATGGTTAGCAATCGAACTCCTTTCAAGACCAAGACGCGGTAACTCGAACTCGGTGATTCTACCGCCAGGCCCTCGACCTCTACCCATCTTTGGGAACCTCTTTAGCCTAGGAAACAAGCCACATAGTTCTCTGGCAAAACTAGCTAAAACCTATGGACCCCTTATGATCCTCCAGCTAGGACGGGTCCCAACTGTGGTCATTTCATCAGCAGCTATGGCAAAAGAAGCACTTCAAAAGAACGATATTTCCTTTTCAAACCGAAACATTGTTGACGCCATTCGTGCTCTTAATCACCACGAAAACTCTGTAGCCTGGCTGCCAGCGGGGTCTAAATGGCGAAACCTGCGCAAAATCTGCAATTCCCGGGTTTTCTCTACTAGCAGGCTTGACGCCTGTCAAAGCATTCGGAAAGATAAGGTGAAACGTCTCCTCTCTTATGTTGAAAGTTGCAGTGAAGATCAGGTAGCAGTAGATATAGGCCACGTAGCTTTTACTACTACCCTTAATTTGCTATCAAGCACATTCTTTTCAATGGATATGGGCGACCCCACATCTGAATTTGCTCATCAGTTTAGAAACACTATACGGAGTATAATGGAAGAAGTGGGGAAACCCAATATTGCAGATTTTTTCCCCATACTCAAGAAGGTAGACCCACAAGGGATCAGACGGCGGTCAAGTGTGCACTTCCAAAAGATGGTTGATATGTTCGAGGCATTGATTGATGAGCGGATTCAAGGCAAGAGGCCATCAGGGTCAATACAAGCAGGAAATGATGTTCTTGATGAATTAATAGGCATCGGTCAAGAACAGGTTGAGGAGATTGAACTGTCAAAGATCCCTTTTCTGCTAGCG GACCTATTTGCTGCAGGAACAGATACAACATCGACCACCTTGGAATGGGCGATGACAGAACTAGTTTGCAACCCACAAAAAATGAAGAAAGCACAACTAGAGCTTCAAGAAATTGTCGGAAAAGGAAACTCGTTAGAAGAATGTGACATCAGTCAGCTGTCATATTTACAGGCTGTCATCAAGGAGACACTTAGACTTCACCCAGCAGTGCCATTACTGCTACCTAGGAAGGTTGATTTGGATGTTAAGCTCTTTGAGTTTACAGTACCCAAAAATGCACAAGTCTTGGTCAATGCCTGGGCAATTGGAAGAGACCCAGATATCTGGCAGAACCCTTATTCATTTGAGCCAGAGAGATTCCTTGGATCACAAATTGATGTCAAAGGTCATGATTTTGAGCTTATTCCATTTGGTGCAGGCCGAAGGATTTGTCCTGGGTTGCCACTAGCAATCCGGATGTTGCATTTGATGTTGGGGTCTTTAATTCATGGGTTTGACTGGAAGTTGCAGGATGGTGTTCTGCCAGAGGAGATGAATATGGATGAAAAATTCGGGATAGCCTTGGAGAAAGCTGAAAGACTTCGTGTCATTCCTGTTCGTGTCTGA